The following proteins come from a genomic window of Theileria equi strain WA chromosome 2 map unlocalized gcontig_1105316255037, whole genome shotgun sequence:
- a CDS encoding conserved hypothetical protein (encoded by transcript BEWA_037490A), with translation MVLRIFLPYYSKSRGPPRLRFQIMGKRGKRFQVLVVANQRDPRDGKHMEVLGSLQRKPLNPIPSAIDEPHDSLSEIRLRFSRIKFWLGVGCDMNISVQKALAHANLIPPPPPKFGERTRGHYHLLSKIADQTSKMHLSKAKAFLQLDQPSFTERVEEPYVPDIEETPARIILEKLYPPEFKDLTRKTVNFDPIKDVEKEENTQVIRRIVR, from the exons ATGGTTCTTAGGATCTTTCTTCCGTACTATTCCAAGTCTAGGGGTCCCCCTAGACTTAGGTTTCAGATAATGGGCAAACGAG GTAAGAGGTTCCAGGTGCTGGTTGTTGCTAATCAGAGAGATCCCAGAGATGGAAAACACATGGAGGTTCTTGGAAGTCTACAAAGGAAGCCACTAAATCCCATCCCTTCGGCTATTGATGAACCTCACGATAGTTTGTCTGAGATAAGGCTGAGGTTTAGTCGAATAAAGTTTTGGCTTGGCGTAGGTTGCGATATGAACATATCTGTGCAAAAGGCACTTGCCCATGCAAACTTGATCCCGCCTCCTCCTCCGAAATTTGGAGAACGGACCAGAGGACATTATCACTTACTTTCAAAAATCGCAGATCAGACATCAAAAATGCATCTTAGTAAGGCAAAGGCATTTCTTCAGTTGGATCAACCATCATTTACTGAGCGTGTTGAGGAGCCATATGTACCAGATATAGAAGAGACACCAGCTAGAATAATTTTAGAGAAGTTGTACCCACCAGAGTTTAAAGATTTGACTAGAAAGACAGTCAACTTTGATCCTATAAAGGATGTAGAGAAGGAGGAAAACACACAAGTCATTCGTAGGATAGTAAGATAA
- a CDS encoding hypothetical protein (encoded by transcript BEWA_037480A) produces MATRGFGSSKRDSRKEKNVRQIYGVFAGSDADSFEEDINDGKLSDDSDYNRDSDDGIPSLSSKPLNSRIKRKQKEAAFFSTFERSGSRSNPPLFVSAGTINFSESDNVDTSNLQHSKKHENNSDMELNSDDEFVNKVLGDVDAVIYSDDELDDQAIAHSAAIARAQKELLRANSRKNDTKELKNNIPNTTKPIFEEQKMEKMYGKGLKMLQKMGYKGGGLGKDGSGVVAPIELKATYKNEGLKEGGKDPYSNILTPSQSSTYYKTTEFERYVEYTNGWKKGVRYPSFVSVKSTNYDIDVLIDSLKRKCDTLRTSIDALYDEKMSLEITISRLRSDLSSLPENISYMSHLVRCFDENIEDAIKTLRLFNKTLDNLDPNQPSPCISNLKALLKIFERMKEHSEYDSYGFNDIAYRCTKQVLYKLYNNWDVYNNFDKGTAFVSYIISFFYRYIDNTNLKHDINSLIIDKLINFFANEWKISDTDLGCKIFSLWRHELLLLFPCDSPILPTLDERIRLRLSEFLSDPSNANISHIVIHPWFTFLDGDKIHEVTCKFPDMFKALLSKDRLKDPAKVKSILDSWSTLLDKQTLATIDTCICANLRALLGSVEINPRNQDTTVIEQAFGWESLAGTEKLCDIFSQVLLPRWIKVLDRWINSPNANREEIVVWYMGWKGLFPPNMLKNKSIEGFFRDALKLMDKAASSSQTSTQSPRVKADVPVKPKSLLDQLKDIAEKQQILMVPRVGRMFENKQMYTFGSATIVVTSDEIFIIDRGGSRPITMNQLVTSQLE; encoded by the coding sequence ATGGCAACCAGAGGTTTTGGTTCCTCTAAGAGGGACAGTCGGAAGGAGAAAAACGTTCGACAGATTTATGGCGTATTTGCAGGTTCTGATGCTGATTCATTTGAAGAAGACATCAATGATGGCAAACTCTCCGATGATTCTGACTATAATCGTGATTCCGATGATGGAATTCcttctttatcatctaAGCCTCTCAATTCTCGCATAAAAAGGAAACAAAAGGAAGCAGCTTTCTTTTCTACCTTTGAAAGAAGCGGATCCCGTTCAAATCCACCCTTGTTTGTATCTGCTGGAACCATAAATTTTTCTGAATCTGATAATGTTGATACGTCTAATCTACAACACTCAAAAAAGCATGAAAACAACTCTGATATGGAGCTGAATTCCGATGACgaatttgtaaataaagTTCTGGGTGATGTAGATGCGGTGATTTACTCAGATGACGAACTTGATGATCAAGCAATCGCTCATTCTGCCGCCATAGCAAGAGCTCAAAAGGAGCTTTTGAGAGCAAACAGCAGGAAAAACGATACCAAAGAATTAAAAAATAACATTCCAAACACCACTAAACCAATATTTGAAGAGcaaaagatggaaaaaatgTATGGAAAGGGTctaaaaatgttgcaaaaAATGGGTTACAAAGGTGGAGGTTTAGGTAAGGATGGGTCAGGAGTGGTCGCTCCCATTGAATTAAAGGCGACGTATAAGAATGAGGGTCTGAAAGAGGGAGGCAAGGATCCATACAGCAATATTCTAACTCCTAGTCAATCAAGCACTTATTATAAAACCACTGAATTTGAAAGATATGTAGAATATACAAATGGTTGGAAGAAGGGTGTAAGATATCCAAGTTTTGTAAGCGttaaatctacaaattATGATATTGATGTACTTATTGATAGCTTAAAGAGAAAATGTGACACACTAAGGACATCGATCGATGCGTTATATGATGAAAAGATGAGTTTGGAAATTACAATCAGCCGACTTAGGTCtgatttatcatcattgcCAGAAAACATCTCCTATATGAGCCATTTAGTTCGTTGTTTTGATGAAAACATTGAAGATGCCATTAAAACTTTAAGGTTATTTAATAAAACCTTGGATAATTTAGACCCGAATCAACCTAGTCCATGCATTTCAAATCTTAAAGCactattaaaaatatttgagaGAATGAAAGAACATTCAGAATATGATTCGTATGGTTTTAATGATATAGCGTATAGATGCACAAAACAGGTTTTATACAAGCTTTATAATAATTGGGATGTATACAATAACTTTGATAAGGGGACTGCGTTTGTATCCTATATTATATCCTTTTTCTACAGGTATATCGATAATACTAACCTAAAACATGATATAAATTCCTTGATCATTGACAAATTAATCAATTTTTTCGCTAATGAGTGGAAGATATCGGATACAGATCTAGGatgtaaaattttttctCTTTGGAGACATGAGTTACTTCTTTTGTTTCCCTGTGATTCACCGATTTTGCCAACACTAGACGAGAGGATTCGTCTTAGACTCTCAGAGTTTCTATCGGACCCCTCTAATGCCAATATATCGCATATTGTTATACACCCTTGGTTTACGTTTTTAGACGGAGACAAGATTCATGAGGTTACCTGTAAATTCCCAGATATGTTTAAAGCACTTCTTTCAAAGGATAGGTTAAAGGATCCTGCGAAAGTTAAAAGTATTCTGGATTCATGGTCGACTTTACTTGACAAGCAAACCTTGGCAACCATCGATACCTGTATTTGTGCCAATCTTCGAGCACTGTTGGGTTCAGTTGAAATAAATCCTAGAAACCAAGATACCACAGTGATAGAACAGGCTTTTGGGTGGGAATCTTTGGCTGGAACGGAAAAACTTTGCGATATATTCTCGCAAGTATTGCTCCCTAGATGGATTAAAGTGCTAGATAGATGGATAAACTCTCCCAATGCAAATCGTGAGGAGATTGTAGTTTGGTATATGGGATGGAAAGGTTTGTTTCCGCCAAACATGTTAAAGAACAAGTCGATTGAAGGATTCTTTAGGGACGCATTGAAGTTAATGGACAAGGCAGCATCAAGTAGCCAGACTTCTACACAATCTCCTAGGGTTAAAGCAGATGTACCAGTTAAACCAAAATCATTGCTTGATCAGCTGAAAGACATTGCTGAAAAACAACAGATACTGATGGTCCCAAGAGTTGGCAGAATGTTTGAAAACAAGCAAATGTATACATTTGGATCCGCCACTATTGTAGTTACCAGTGACgaaatatttataatagaTAGAGGAGGATCACGGCCCATTACCATGAATCAACTCGTGACATCGCAACTCGAATAG
- a CDS encoding conserved hypothetical protein (encoded by transcript BEWA_037510A): MLVKRGFSFIGVKRGGKVPDVNIFATNGPEISQRIRIASKKGIKNIQFWNLAKRRFQSLYKSLDAKNLSHIANGFARAEVYDDSIWDSIVARTYEVSNKLDDQDIALLCNAMCKVKNIDNQVFAFLLTQLKNYDGNIRCKYGSMIIYSLGKVGFKDHGSIKKILRSLDSSISKTSLTSIALLINGMYHLGHINPRILNLAKDRVIHLLMENEASNKDTNITMRDIVTIHQGVSCLKFFKKEIFDVLFSYMVNNITTLIPTEMVIIANSMHKSKRHNNDLVKIMSNYILRNTNKFTVDMVTGYINGISFHGTQDDGLINL; the protein is encoded by the exons ATGCTTGTAAAACGAGGGTTTAGTTTTATAGGGGTTAAGAGAGGCGGTAAAGTACCGGATGTTAACATTTTTGCCACAAATGGACCGGAGATATCCCAGAGAATAAGAATCGCATCTAAA AAGGGaatcaaaaatattcaatTCTGGAACTTGGCTAAACGCAGATTTCAATCTCTTTATAAATCGTTAGATGCCAAAAACTTATCGCATATCGCAAATGGGTTCGCCCGTGCTGAAGTATATGATGATTCTATTTGGGATTCTATTGTTGCCAGGACATATGAAGTATCAAAT AAGCTTGATGATCAAGATATTGCTTTACTATGTAATGCAATGTGCAAGGTCAAAAATATCGATAACCAAGTCTTTGCATTTCTTTTAACTCAACTGAAA aattatGATGGCAACATACGCTGTAAATATGGATCAATGATCATATATTCTTTGGGAAA AGTTGGTTTCAAGGATCACGGTTCGATTAAGAAGATCCTAAGATCTTTAGACTCTTCGATATCAAAAACTTCATTGACTTCAATAGCGCTTTTAATCAACGGGATGTACCACTTGGGACATATTAACCCTAGGATTTTGAATCTTGCAAAAGATAGAGTTATTCATCTgctgatggaaaatgagGCTTCAAACAAAGACACCAATATTACAATGAGAGATATAGTAACTATACATCAGGGTGTATCATGCTTGAAGTTCTTCAAAAAGGAAATTTTCGATGTGCTCTTTTCGTACATGGTAAATAATATAACTACTCTAAT TCCCACTGAAATGGTAATTATCGCAAACTCAATGCACAAATCAAAAAGACAT AACAATGATCTTGTGAAGATAATGTCAAACTATATTCTCAGAAATaccaacaaatttacaGTGGATATGGTTACAGGGTATATTAATGGGATATCCTTTCATGGTACTCAAGATGATGGTTTGATTAATTTATGA
- a CDS encoding signal peptide containing protein (encoded by transcript BEWA_037470A) — protein sequence MLVNVTYSILCLCSLLQLSSCVASARQAICSNIQNITVNIVLNGLIHQKKVSKDRCKLISSIDTVIDQSSIRYNKIRDLPNHWSIYLNGEVVPSEGCVGNNAEQLKISNGDYIYVFLNEKGLTDPHYIGEYMKFVSKEFSEVLNLNRNKPSHGRKRSGKGKMSEDTSNILKLLLNQDYINRVIKEVSSGNGKDVLLGLIAKFIGASAQAKPTKGEPDKHEPENNKQDPLMGLLTLFTQPLLEGFMGASKKNTEL from the exons ATGCTCGTAAATGTAACATATTCCATTCTATGTCTTTGCTCATTACTTCAGTTATCATCCTGTGTTGCATCCGCT AGACAAGCAATATGTTCAAATATACAGAATATAACTGTAAATATCGTCTTAAATGGGCTCATACATCAGAAAAAAGTATCCAAAGATAGATGCAAATTGATATCATCAATCGATACCGTAATTGATCAGTCATCTATTCGCTACAATAAGATACGAGATCTTCCAAACCACTGGTCCATCTATCTGAATGGAGAAGTGGTACCTTCTGAGGGATGTGTTGGTAACAATGCCGAGCAACTGAAGATTTCCAACGGAGACTATATCTATGTATTCTTAAACGAAAAG GGTCTTACTGATCCACATTATATTGGAGAATACATGAAATTTGTCTCCAAAGAATTCTCTGAGGTTCTAAACTTGAATAGAAACAAACCAAGTCATGGAAGAAAGAGATCAGGAAAGGGCAAAATGTCTGAAGATACATCAAACATACTCAAACTATTACTCAATCAGGACTATATAAATCGTGTTATAAAG GAGGTCTCCAGTGGTAACGGAAAAGATGTTTTACTGGGACTCATTGCAAAGTTTATTGGAGCATCTGCTCAAGCAAAACCAACAAAGGGGGAACCTGACAAACATGAGCCAGAAAATAATAAACAGGATCCACTCATG GGCTTACTGACACTGTTTACACAACCATTATTGGAAGGATTTATGGGTGCATCTAAAAAGAATACAGAACTATAA
- a CDS encoding conserved hypothetical protein (encoded by transcript BEWA_037500A): protein MIFLVCNLDSIGFIPNGAFLPGYSSPVLNNRCNKQVETYYSQNGSALFGNSVQRRTLLGAKRRVQTGKTSVAKVSSPVNLMESLANNSSLSSNIAGLLPSINLKNLKDTANQFGILGLWYAGTVLYNIENKKALNMCPLPKTIATLQMYVAVPFLVSRWLLGLKSPPRFNVSTTEPKRTLNQSNDIISVIKRKVSSGLHRVKNYVKAYKSILVQSGYFSLLHVLSVTALNAGAVGFVHILKASEPIFASVVSYFMGSKMSPITFLTLVPIVGGVALSSIKELNFSPTALIASLLSNVFASVRRIEAKKFFKQNMSKIGQNITPSNVFTLMTLFSTIMLTPLALYEQPKWAEAYDIIVKKFGKDGPQMLMKHVVLSGIFYALYNEVSFIALSQLAPVSHAVANTFKRIFLILTSVAIFDAKLSSQGMYGSALAIFGTLLYSLSKTLNG from the coding sequence ATGATATTTTTAGTGTGTAATTTGGATTCCATTGGATTCATTCCTAATGGAGCATTTCTGCCGGGATATTCAAGTCCCGTCCTAAATAACAGATGTAATAAGCAAGTAGAAACCTACTACTCCCAGAATGGTTCGGCACTTTTCGGTAATTCAGTTCAAAGAAGAACTTTACTTGGAGCAAAAAGACGTGTTCAAACAGGAAAGACAAGCGTTGCTAAAGTATCTAGTCCTGTTAATTTAATGGAATCACTGGCAAATAATTCGTCATTATCCTCTAATATAGCTGGGTTGCTTCCAAGTATCAACCTAAAGAATCTAAAGGATACGGCAAACCAATTTGGGATTCTGGGACTGTGGTATGCAGGAACCGTTCTGTACAACatagagaataaaaaaGCACTCAATATGTGTCCTCTCCCAAAAACAATAGCCACATTGCAAATGTATGTGGCAGTGCCATTTTTGGTATCCAGATGGCTACTAGGGTTGAAGAGCCCGCCAAGGTTTAATGTTTCTACTACAGAACCCAAAAGAACTCTAAATCAGTCCAATGATATTATATCTGTGATCAAGAGAAAAGTTTCAAGTGGTTTGCACCGTGTAAAGAACTATGTGAAAGCCTACAAAAGCATCTTGGTTCAAAGCGGATATTTCTCGCTTTTACATGTTTTGTCTGTAACAGCACTAAATGCTGGAGCTGTGGGATTTGTGCACATTCTCAAGGCAAGTGAACCGATTTTTGCATCTGTTGTCTCATATTTTATGGGAAGCAAGATGTCTCCaattacatttttaacaTTGGTACCTATAGTTGGAGGAGTTGCTCTCTCGTCTATTAAGGAACTCAACTTTTCTCCAACCGCTCTCATTGCTTCGCTTCTCTCCAATGTTTTTGCTTCTGTTAGAAGAATTGAGGCAAAGAAATTCTTTAAACAAAATATGAGTAAAATAGGTCAAAACATTACACCCTCTAATGTATTCACACTCATGACCCTGTTCAGCACAATAATGCTAACTCCACTCGCACTCTACGAGCAGCCAAAATGGGCAGAGGCATACGACATTATAGTAAAAAAGTTTGGTAAAGACGGTCCACAGATGTTGATGAAACACGTTGTCCTATCAGGAATATTCTATGCACTCTATAATGAAGTTTCTTTCATTGCTCTATCGCAACTCGCACCAGTTAGCCACGCTGTTGCAAACACATTTAAGAggatatttttaattttaacAAGTGTAGCCATATTCGATGCAAAACTTTCATCCCAGGGAATGTACGGTTCAGCACTTGCCATCTTTGGCACACTACTATACTCCCTAAGTAAAACCCTCAATGGTTAA
- a CDS encoding clathrin-adaptor chain, putative (encoded by transcript BEWA_037520A) — protein MGGISGIYILDIKGRLIICRTYKTDILTNVCDAFYENVILQDSSSVKPVFHVDGCTFCWVLRNGIYFIAVASTNYNVSLSLSFLYRFVQVLTSYFKHLSEESIKDNFVVVYELLDEMIDNGYPQATEVNILREFIKNKYHQLSISDVHPPTAMTNTVSWRSEGIKHKKNEIFLDVIESLDIVVSVSGTVLRSEIRGCLKMKSYLSGMPELFLGLNDKAIFDITSKGDLANESTNYSTGSVPHVKTVEMEDVKFHQCVQLAKFESDRTISFIPPDGEFDLMTYRLNSYVKPLFSADVTVYNKSSSKIDFAVKALSQFRSKSIANNVEFHIPVPSDVNCPVFKPSIGTVKYFPDMDAIVWTIKQFQGEKEYVMHASFGLPSVSDDSRDTFSKNPVKVKFEIPYFTVSGISVKHLRITESCGYKALPWVRYITKNGDYQLRMS, from the coding sequence atGGGAGGTATTAGTGGTATTTACATATTAGACATCAAAGGGCGTCTAATAATATGTAGAACATACAAAACCGATATTCTGACAAATGTATGCGACGCTTTCTACGAAAATGTTATTCTGCAAGATTCTAGTTCTGTAAAACCTGTGTTTCACGTCGATGGATGCACATTTTGCTGGGTTCTTCGTAATGGCATATATTTTATTGCTGTGGCATCCACAAACTATAATGTGTCACTATCATTATCGTTTCTCTATCGATTTGTACAAGTTTTGACATCATACTTCAAACACTTGAGTGAGGAGAGTATTAAGGATAATTTTGTTGTTGTATATGAGCTTCTGGATGAAATGATTGATAATGGTTACCCTCAAGCTACCGAAGTCAATATTTTACGCGAATTCATCAAGAATAAATACCATCAACTCTCTATTAGCGATGTACATCCACCTACAGCGATGACAAATACTGTCTCTTGGAGGAGCGAAGGGATTAAAcacaagaagaatgaaatATTCTTGGATGTTATTGAAAGTTTAGATATTGTAGTTTCGGTTTCTGGAACTGTACTCCGATCAGAAATAAGAGGCTGTCTAAAGATGAAGTCCTATCTATCTGGAATGCCAGAACTATTCTTAGGACTTAATGACAAGGCCATATTTGATATAACATCAAAAGGCGATTTAGCAAACGAAAGTACAAATTATTCAACAGGAAGTGTACCACATGTTAAAACAGTTGAAATGGAGGATGTAAAATTCCATCAGTGTGTGCAACTGGCAAAGTTTGAATCCGATCGTACAATTAGTTTTATTCCACCCGATGGTGAATTCGATCTAATGACTTACCGGCTTAACAGTTATGTGAAGCCCCTATTTTCCGCTGATGTAACTGTGTACAATAAATCTAGTAGTAAAATTGATTTTGCTGTAAAGGCACTTTCTCAGTTCAGGTCCAAATCAATTGCCAATAATGTTGAATTCCATATACCAGTACCTTCGGATGTTAACTGTCCGGTATTTAAACCATCCATTGGTACAGTAAAGTATTTTCCGGATATGGATGCTATTGTGTGGACAATTAAACAATTCCAAGGCGAAAAGGAATATGTTATGCACGCTTCTTTCGGTCTTCCATCAGTTTCGGATGATTCTAGGGACACATTCTCAAAAAATCCTGTAAAAGTAAAGTTCGAGATACCATACTTCACTGTTTCTGGAATAAGCGTCAAACACCTACGTATAACAGAAAGCTGCGGCTACAAGGCACTCCCATGGGTTAGATATATAACAAAAAATGGTGATTACCAGCTCAGGATGTCTTGA